Below is a genomic region from Vibrio nitrifigilis.
GTGCATTTGAATTAATGGCGCCCTTTACGGATCCAAAAACACCGGTAGGGATCGTTAAAGAAGCAGGGCGTCGTAAACAAGAAAAATGGATTACTACGTTTGCAGAAATGGATTTTGAACTAGTCGATATGCGCACTTTAGTGATCGTCGGTAATCGCTCAACCTACATAGAAAATGGATTAATGGTGACGCCACGAGGATACCAATTGTGAGTAATGACGGGCCTTGCCAAGCGATGGTTAGCGCGACTGTCCCGCTAAGCGCTTCTACCACGGAGGCTGATTTAAACGTGTGTGTCCCCGTAAAAAATGGTCGTGTGTTGGTGTTTGGCGGAACGTCGGATTCCATGGCGCTGTGTGGTGAGTTGGAAAAGGCTGAGGTGAATTACAGCTTTTCAGTTGCTACAGAGGCTGGGCGGCAGATGGCGCAGGGCATTAAAGGTGAACTACTGGTCGGGCGTATGGATGTCGAGCAAATGCGTCACTGGATGCAGGATAATCGTATTTCATTGGTGATAGATGCTGCCCATCCTTATGCGCAAGAACTGCGGCAAAATGTGATGACTGCGTGTCATGCTATCAATCTTCCATTAGTGCGTTTTGAACGTAAAAGTGAGTCGTTTACTCATCCGTTATTAATCGATGCGACCTCGGTGGATGATGCTTGCAAGAAAATCAAGCAAAACGGATGGCACAAAGTGATGCTAACCACTGGTAGTAAAGACTTAGCCACGTTTTGTGAGCAGTTACCCGAGCAACATCTTATCGCGCGTGTCCTGCCAACGGCAGACGTGTTGGCTCAGTGTGAAGCGTTGGGGTTGGGCATTGATCATATTGTGGCGATGAAAGGCCCGTTTAGTCGAGCGCTTAATCAGGCGTTATATGCGTCATTGTTGCCTGATGTAATGGTGACTAAAGAGTCCGGCCATGCCGGAGGATTTCTCGATAAAGTCCAGCCCTGCGTGGAGCAAGGCATTCCATGTATTGTTATTTCTCGCCCTAAACCCGTGTTGGTGGGCGAGTATTGTAAAATTATTCAAGACATTACCGCGTGTAGCGAATGGCTACAGCGTGGCATCGACAATTAGGACCGATATGATGAAAAAAGCCCTATTAGTGATCAGTTTTGGCACCAGTTACCCCGAAGCGTTAGAAAAAAACATTGTTGCCTGTGAACAAACCTTAGCAGCTGCGCACCCTGATCGTGATTGTTTCCGCGCGTTTACGTCCTACATGATCATTAAAAAACTCGCTCGCCGTGACAATCTGCACATCAATAACCCGCAACAAGCGTTGCAAGCGCTTTATGAGCAAGGTTACGACGATGTATTAGTTCAATCGCTGCATATCATTAATGGTGACGAATACGAAAAAGTCGCGACACAAGTCAATGCGTATCAAGACAAATTCACCCGTCTGGATTTTGGTCAGCCATTATTAACTTCCCATGCAGATTACGAACAGCTGATCACCGCATTGGAGCATCAATGTCCAACGCTGCAAAGTGATGAGCGCTTGGTACTTATGGGTCATGGCACGACCCACTATACATTTTCTACTTATGCTTGCTTAGACCATATGCTGACGGCAAAAGGATCACCGATGATGGTCGGCGCGGTAGAAAGTTATCCTGAAATCGATACATTGATCGATCGCTTAAAAGCACAAAATGTGAAGAAGGCATACCTGATGCCACTGATGTTAGTCGCGGGCGATCATGCCATTAATGATATGGCGTCAGACGAAGAGGATTCGTGGAAAACTCAGCTTATTGAAGCGGGGATTGAGGCGATGCCGATTGTCCAAGGCTTGGGTGAAAACCCTCTCATTCGTGACATGTTTGTCCAGCATCTCGCCGATGCTATCACTGATGCGCAGGAGGCGGCGTAATGGCAGGTAAGTTATATGCAATTGGTACGGGCCCTGGTGCAAGCGATTTAATCACGGTTCGTGCGGCGCGTTTGCTAGAAACGTTAGACGTACTCTACGCACCCGCCGGGAAAAAAGGTGGCGACAGCTTGGCGCTATCGATTGTACGCGAATACTTGGGTGAACAAGTGGTGATTGAAGAACGTCATTTCCCTATGACGGCGGATGCGGGTGAAAAGCAGGCGGTATGGGATCAAGTGGCTGCCGATATTGAACAAGATGTGCAAGCGGGGAAACAAGTCGGGTTTGTTACGCTTGGCGACAGTATGCTGTTCAGTACTTGGGTATTTTTGCTTGAACGTTTGCAAGGCAAAGTGTTGGCGGATGGATCACCGTTGGATATGGAAATGATTCCGGGCATTTCTTCTTATTCATGCATTGCATCTGCAGCCCAATTCCCTCTGGCAATGGAACAACAATCAATGGCGGTGATGTCGTGCACGGCTGAACCTGATGTGTTAAGTGCCGCTTTGCAAAATCACGAATGCGTGGTGTTAATGAAAGTGTATGGTCGATTCAATCAAATTCGGTCTTTATTAGCTGAGCTTGGGTTACTAAAGCACGCGGTATTGATGGCAAATGCATCAATGGCAACAGAAATCACCTATCGAGACTTGGCAAGTGTTGATGAGCAGGCTAAGTTACCGTACTTTTCGACTATCGTCGTTAACCGAGCGTGGAATGCGTAATCGCAATTAACGCCAATACTGAGCTAATAATGGAAGGTAAAGAATGAGCCGAGCAATCATGATTCAGGGGACAGCATCGGATGTGGGTAAAAGCATATTAGTGGCTGGACTATGTCGGATATTGCAGCGAAAAGGTGACAGGGTCACCCCGTTTAAAGCTCAGAATATGGCGTTAAATTCCGGTATCACTCGCTCCGGTGATGAAATGGGACGTGCGCAAATTTTTCAGGCCGAAGCGGCGGGGATTGAGCCTGATGTGCGCATGAATCCAGTATTGCTTAAACCGACAGGAGAGCGACGTTCTCAGGTTATCATCATGGGCAAAGTATTCGATAACATGGAAGCGGTAACTTACCATGAATACAAACCCAAGTTGCAGCAACAAGTCTTTCAAGCCTTCAGTTCGTTAGCGCGCGACTTCGATACCATTGTGCTTGAAGGGGCAGGTAGCCCAGCAGAAATTAATCTGCGCGATCGCGATATCGTGAATATGGGCATGGCAGAACTTGTGAATGCGCCAGTTATTTTGGTCGCCGATATTGATCGCGGTGGTGTTTTCGCTTCTATTTACGGGACGATCGAATTGCTTAGACCAGAAGAAAAGCGTCGCGTGAAAGGGGTCATCATCAATAAATTCCGTGGTGATGTCGCGTTATTAGAATCGGGTCTGAAACAGATTGAAGAACTCACTGGGGTTCCTGTCATTGGGGTTGTACCGTACCTTGATGTGGATTTAGAAGAAGAAGATGGTGTTGCGCTGCAGCCAGAGAAATTGCGCCACCAATTAGGTATTCATCACGCTCAAGATAAACTTGATATTGCCGTAGTAAGCTTGCCGCGGATCTCTAATTTTACCGATTTCAATGCGTTGGCTGCGCAGCCAGATGTGCAGTTACGTTATGTGCAGCACCCAGGTCAACTGGGTCAACCCGATTTAGTGATTTTGCCAGGCAGTAAAAACACGCTCGCTGATTTGGCGCATCTTAATCAAATTGGTATGAGTGATGCGATTGTCGCACTTGCTAATCATCACACACCTGTTTTGGGCGTTTGTGGTGGTTACCAAATGCTCGGGCATACCATTATTGATGGGGTTGAATCCGGCATCGATTCCATGCCTGGTCTTGGTTTATTAGATTGTGTCACGCAGTTTAAGCAAGACAAACACACGACTCAGGTCGTGGCACAGACGTTAAAAGGTCACGGTTTATTTAATGGTATTTCCCACTCTATTTCAGGCTACGAAATCCATATGGGAGAAACCGAACTTGGCCCTGATGCCCGTCCATTTATTCAAATAGAGCAACGTAATAGTGACAATGTCACGCTAAATGATGGGGCGATTAACCTAAGTGGTCATGTTGCTGGCACCTATATTCATGGTCTGTTTGATGATGGTGCTTACACGCGTTATTTACTGAATCATTTACGGGTTAACAAAGGGTTAGAGCCGCTTGCTGATGATGTATTTGACTATTCCCAATACAAACGCGAACAATTTGACCTTCTGGCTGTCGAATTAGAAAAAGTTCTTGATATGGAAGCCATTTACCGCATCATGGATGATTTCACATTGACACTGGCAAAGGATATTGAAGCATGAAACTGTTTTTCGCGACCTTGCAATTTATGAGTCGCTTGCCTGTTCCGCAACATTGGACTGAAGGCTTCGAGTTTAAAGAATCATACAAAGGCATTGTTTTTTTCCCGTGGATTGGTGTGATCCTTGGTGCACTTGGTGCCTTTTTCACCCATGTTGCACTCACTTGGTTACATCTGGGTCCATTTATCGCCGCAGTGATTTATGTGCTAACTCTTGCGATCGCAACAGGGGGATTACATCTTGATGGTCTCGCCGATACCTGCGACGGTATTTTTTCTGCTCGGGTGCGCGAGCGGATGTTAGAGATCATGAAAGATAGCCGCATCGGGACTCATGGTGCATTGGCGTTGATTTTTGTTCTGGTGTTGAAAGTGGTTGTGGTTGCGCAGTTGTTAACCCAAGCGCCGCAAATGGCGTTTAGTGTGTTGATTGCCGCACCAGCTCTTAGTCGTGCTTTGATGACCGTTCTTATGTATAACCAGCCTTATGCGCGTGAAAATGGCTTAGGTAATGTATTTATTGGTAAAATTACTCGTCAACATTTCTGGATTACGCTCGTCGTAGGATTAATTTTAGTGTGTTGGGCTGTGGGCGGCATAGGTATTGCAGTATTTATCGTGGCTTACTTGTTCAGTTTGGGCTATCGCCAATATGTTCATCACTACTTAGGTGGACAGACTGGTGACACACTTGGAGCGGGTAATGAATTGTTTGAAGTCATAGTTTTACTGATTGTTGCGAGTATGATTGGCGTATAACGTCTTAGTCGTAACACGACGTAGTTCTTAGGAGAATCGCTAATGACGTCACTAACCACGTTAGCGCAAAGTATTATCCCGGTTGATGATGAAGTTCGCACACTAGCAGAACATCATGTATCAAGACTGTTCAAACCTGTAGGCAGTTTAGGTCAATTAGAACAACTGGCTTGCCAGTTATCGGCAATTTATCGCACCACGCACTGGGACATCGGACCCAAAAAAATCTTTGTCATGGGGGCCGATCATGGCGTTTATGAAGAAGATATCGCCGTTTCCC
It encodes:
- a CDS encoding cobyric acid synthase, encoding MSRAIMIQGTASDVGKSILVAGLCRILQRKGDRVTPFKAQNMALNSGITRSGDEMGRAQIFQAEAAGIEPDVRMNPVLLKPTGERRSQVIIMGKVFDNMEAVTYHEYKPKLQQQVFQAFSSLARDFDTIVLEGAGSPAEINLRDRDIVNMGMAELVNAPVILVADIDRGGVFASIYGTIELLRPEEKRRVKGVIINKFRGDVALLESGLKQIEELTGVPVIGVVPYLDVDLEEEDGVALQPEKLRHQLGIHHAQDKLDIAVVSLPRISNFTDFNALAAQPDVQLRYVQHPGQLGQPDLVILPGSKNTLADLAHLNQIGMSDAIVALANHHTPVLGVCGGYQMLGHTIIDGVESGIDSMPGLGLLDCVTQFKQDKHTTQVVAQTLKGHGLFNGISHSISGYEIHMGETELGPDARPFIQIEQRNSDNVTLNDGAINLSGHVAGTYIHGLFDDGAYTRYLLNHLRVNKGLEPLADDVFDYSQYKREQFDLLAVELEKVLDMEAIYRIMDDFTLTLAKDIEA
- the cbiK gene encoding sirohydrochlorin cobaltochelatase, which encodes MMKKALLVISFGTSYPEALEKNIVACEQTLAAAHPDRDCFRAFTSYMIIKKLARRDNLHINNPQQALQALYEQGYDDVLVQSLHIINGDEYEKVATQVNAYQDKFTRLDFGQPLLTSHADYEQLITALEHQCPTLQSDERLVLMGHGTTHYTFSTYACLDHMLTAKGSPMMVGAVESYPEIDTLIDRLKAQNVKKAYLMPLMLVAGDHAINDMASDEEDSWKTQLIEAGIEAMPIVQGLGENPLIRDMFVQHLADAITDAQEAA
- the cobS gene encoding adenosylcobinamide-GDP ribazoletransferase, encoding MKLFFATLQFMSRLPVPQHWTEGFEFKESYKGIVFFPWIGVILGALGAFFTHVALTWLHLGPFIAAVIYVLTLAIATGGLHLDGLADTCDGIFSARVRERMLEIMKDSRIGTHGALALIFVLVLKVVVVAQLLTQAPQMAFSVLIAAPALSRALMTVLMYNQPYARENGLGNVFIGKITRQHFWITLVVGLILVCWAVGGIGIAVFIVAYLFSLGYRQYVHHYLGGQTGDTLGAGNELFEVIVLLIVASMIGV
- a CDS encoding cobalt-factor II C(20)-methyltransferase, producing MAGKLYAIGTGPGASDLITVRAARLLETLDVLYAPAGKKGGDSLALSIVREYLGEQVVIEERHFPMTADAGEKQAVWDQVAADIEQDVQAGKQVGFVTLGDSMLFSTWVFLLERLQGKVLADGSPLDMEMIPGISSYSCIASAAQFPLAMEQQSMAVMSCTAEPDVLSAALQNHECVVLMKVYGRFNQIRSLLAELGLLKHAVLMANASMATEITYRDLASVDEQAKLPYFSTIVVNRAWNA
- the cobK gene encoding precorrin-6A reductase, which produces MSNDGPCQAMVSATVPLSASTTEADLNVCVPVKNGRVLVFGGTSDSMALCGELEKAEVNYSFSVATEAGRQMAQGIKGELLVGRMDVEQMRHWMQDNRISLVIDAAHPYAQELRQNVMTACHAINLPLVRFERKSESFTHPLLIDATSVDDACKKIKQNGWHKVMLTTGSKDLATFCEQLPEQHLIARVLPTADVLAQCEALGLGIDHIVAMKGPFSRALNQALYASLLPDVMVTKESGHAGGFLDKVQPCVEQGIPCIVISRPKPVLVGEYCKIIQDITACSEWLQRGIDN